The stretch of DNA CCGTTGAGGCTGGGCAGGCTCACGGCTGCGTGAGCCCGGTTAGGGTGAGAACCATGAGGCCCTCTTCGTGGGGGCGCCGTTGCGTAGCGGCTCCTACGGCTCAGGCGTTATGGCGAGGAAGAGCTTGCTCTGCCGCCCGTTGAGTCCGCTTCTTTCTGAGCGTCAGTACGGGGCTCAAGCGTCGTGGACGGGGTTACCGGCGAGATTTTTCTAGAAACTGGCGTTGACCGGTTTTCTCGTAGCGGTTAATCACCCGCCGCTCTTCTACCCAGCCGCTGACCACTGGCCCGCACACGCAGGAGGCGTCGTGAGGACCAGCGGGCGTTCGCGCCCGAGGGAGGCGGCCGCAGGAGCACGCCCAACGACCGCCCCCCGCTGCGCCGATTGCGTCGCGTCGTGGAGGTTCGCCCGACTAATGCGCGCTTCGGAACGGAAGCGATCCAACGCAACAAGGAGAGTTGAGTTGAACGCGACACGGAAGTTTGCCGCCCTGGCGGCCGCCCTGGCGGCCCTGGCTAGCGGCCCGGCACTCGCCCAACAACCTGCAACGAGCGCTACGCAGCCACGAGCGCTGCCGAAGCCGACCGATGCGTCGGCGGTGGGTCAGCGCTACACGCTCACCCCGGCCACGCCCACCGTCGGCGAGGCGACCGACAAGAAGGCCGTCTGTAAGCGGCTGTTGGTCGACGCCCGTGCGGCGATGACCGCCGGCGACACGGACAGGGCGCAGCAGTTGGTGGCGCGAGCCAGCCAGCTCGAAGTGCCCGCTTCGGCGTTCGCCAAGGGCGAGGACACGCCGGCGAAGCTGGCCCTCGAGCTCCGTCAGCCGGCGCGTCACTACGACACCGCCGTGATGACAACCGGCGCGGCCTGGGAACAGACGGGCGCCGATTACGCCCGGCAAGCGATGCACGTCCCCGAGACGGACGGCACCGAACTCCAGCCCGCGGCCGCGATGGTCGGCGGCGACAACGTCCCGCGTCTGGCGCAGTTGCCGCTGACGGGCGAGTCCGTCCAGGCCGAGCCGGCCGCGGCGGCGCGTCTGCTTGCCGAGGGCGAGCAGAAGCTCCGTGAGGGCGACCTCGACAGCGCCTTCGAAAAGTTCCAAGCCGCCAGCGATGGCCGCAGCGGCCTCGACGCCGGCGCCCAGCGTCGCCTCGACGACCACCTGCGGATGTTCGGTGGAGTTGCGTCCGGTGAGCCGGCGCCGCTCAGTGTGCCGGCGGTGGACGCGTCGATGATCGATCAGACGGACCAGGACCAGCAGGTGCTGGCCCGCAAGCTCGCCTCGACCGTGGGACAGGCCCAGGTCGAGTCGCGCGAGATCCGCGAATCCGACCCGCGGCGTTCGTTGGAGATTCTCGAGACCGCGCGACAAGAGGTTGAGGCCTCGGGCATCAACCAAGAGTACCGGGATCAACTGGTACGCCGCGTCGATCGGTCGATCGACGACGCCAACAAGTACATCGAAGCGAACAAGGCGCAGATCGAACTCGACGAGACGAACGCCGCCGTTCTCGATGAAATCGACAGCGAGAATCTCGCTGAGCAGCGCAAGCGCGAGAAGATGCAGCAGCTGATCGAGGAGTACAACGACCTGCAAGGCGAGTACCGCATCGAAGAAGCCGAGGTCGTCGCCAAGCGGCTCAAAGAGCTGGCCCCGGATGACCCGGTTGCGATTCAGGTGTGGGAATTCGCGAAGCTCCAACGTCGCAACGCAATCAATAACGGCCTCCGCGATCAGCGTGATATCGCGAACTGGGAAGCTTGGAAGGGCGTCGATGAGGCCGCTATCCCCAACGTCTTCGACGGGCAAGAAATGAAGTTCGCCAAGGACTGGGATCAGCTAAGGCGGCGCAAGGGACTGGCCGACGGGCGTAACCAGCTTTCGCCTCGTGAGCAGGACATCCGCCGCAAGCTGAAGACGCCGGTGCAGCTTCGCTACACCGACCGTCCGCTGGCGGAGGTGATGGACGCGCTGGCCAAGATGACCGGAGTCGACATCTACCTCGACCCGCGCGGCATGAACCAAGAGGGTGTCTCGAGCGACACGCCCGTCACGATCAACATCAACAGCGAGATCTCGCTGGAGAGCGCGCTAAACCTGATCCTCGATCCCCTGCACATGGGTTTCACGGTGAAGGACGAGGTGCTCAAGGTCACCAGCATCTCGCTCCGCGACGGCGAGCTGCAGCGTGAGGTGTACTACGTCGCGGATTTGGTGATTCCGATCCCCAACTTCCTGCCGAGCAACAACATCGGCCTGCAAGGGCTGATCAACGACGCTCTGGCGGTGACCAGCGCCGGCGCCGGTGGCCTCGGTGGCCCCGGGCCGATCTCGCTGGCGGGACCGACCGGCGCCCCCGGCGGCGCCCAGAACCCGAACGTCCTGGCGCAGAACTTCGCCCCCTCGGGCCAGATCGGCGCGGCGCCGGGTCAGTTGACCACGGGCCCCGGCGGCCTCGGTGGCGCGGCGTCGGCGGACTTCGATTCGCTGATCGAGTTGATCACCTCGACGATCGCCTCGGACACCTGGGCCGAGAACGGCGGCGGCGAGGCGGAGATCCGCCCGTTCCCGACGAACCTCAGCCTCGTCGTAAGCCAGACGCAGTCGGTCCACGAAGAGATCGCCGACCTGCTCGAGCAGTTGCGTCGTCTGCAAGACCTGCAGGTGACGATCGAGGTCCGCTTTATCCGTCTCAGCGACGACTTCTTCGAGCGGATCGGCATCGACTTCGACATGAACATCAACGACAAAATCCTCGGCACCGACGAGCTCACGCAGACGTCGAACCCGGTCGCCGCGGCGTCGTTCGGTGAGAGCGTCCGCAACGGCATCCAACGCACCCGTACGGGGGCCACGGTAGGCGTGCAGGCGCCACTGGTAGGCGACTTAGCGCAGGTGACCGCGGACCTCGACATACCGTTCCGGCAAGGGAGTT from Botrimarina mediterranea encodes:
- a CDS encoding general secretion pathway protein GspD, with product MNATRKFAALAAALAALASGPALAQQPATSATQPRALPKPTDASAVGQRYTLTPATPTVGEATDKKAVCKRLLVDARAAMTAGDTDRAQQLVARASQLEVPASAFAKGEDTPAKLALELRQPARHYDTAVMTTGAAWEQTGADYARQAMHVPETDGTELQPAAAMVGGDNVPRLAQLPLTGESVQAEPAAAARLLAEGEQKLREGDLDSAFEKFQAASDGRSGLDAGAQRRLDDHLRMFGGVASGEPAPLSVPAVDASMIDQTDQDQQVLARKLASTVGQAQVESREIRESDPRRSLEILETARQEVEASGINQEYRDQLVRRVDRSIDDANKYIEANKAQIELDETNAAVLDEIDSENLAEQRKREKMQQLIEEYNDLQGEYRIEEAEVVAKRLKELAPDDPVAIQVWEFAKLQRRNAINNGLRDQRDIANWEAWKGVDEAAIPNVFDGQEMKFAKDWDQLRRRKGLADGRNQLSPREQDIRRKLKTPVQLRYTDRPLAEVMDALAKMTGVDIYLDPRGMNQEGVSSDTPVTININSEISLESALNLILDPLHMGFTVKDEVLKVTSISLRDGELQREVYYVADLVIPIPNFLPSNNIGLQGLINDALAVTSAGAGGLGGPGPISLAGPTGAPGGAQNPNVLAQNFAPSGQIGAAPGQLTTGPGGLGGAASADFDSLIELITSTIASDTWAENGGGEAEIRPFPTNLSLVVSQTQSVHEEIADLLEQLRRLQDLQVTIEVRFIRLSDDFFERIGIDFDMNINDKILGTDELTQTSNPVAAASFGESVRNGIQRTRTGATVGVQAPLVGDLAQVTADLDIPFRQGSFNVAQPQFGGFNPSTAATFGFAILSDIEAYFLINAAQGDTRTNVLNAPKVTLFNGQQAFVSDTSQSPFVISVIPVVGEFAAAQQPVIVVLNEGTLMSIQAVVSEDRRYVRLTVVPFFSEIGDVDVFTFDGSTTTNASASSNTTDGDDDGTNESANLSENRQITTAGTTVQLPTFQFVSVTTTVSVPDGGTVLLGGIKRLSEGRREFGVPLLSKVPYINRLFRNVGIGRETDSLMMMVTPRIIIQEEEEQKLGLAGN